In a single window of the Bacillus clarus genome:
- the comGC gene encoding competence type IV pilus major pilin ComGC, with product MKNENGFTLLEMLLVMVVISVLLLLIIPNVIAQRSSVQRKGCEAYAKSVEVQIQTYQLQNNKIPTIEELFDEKYITSKECPKGEPVIISDDGTVSIGKP from the coding sequence ATGAAAAATGAAAATGGCTTTACGCTTTTAGAAATGTTATTAGTTATGGTCGTGATATCCGTGTTATTACTATTGATCATTCCGAACGTAATTGCGCAGCGTTCATCTGTACAAAGGAAAGGCTGTGAGGCTTATGCAAAATCTGTAGAAGTGCAAATACAAACGTATCAATTACAAAATAATAAAATACCAACTATAGAAGAGTTATTTGATGAAAAATATATTACTTCTAAAGAATGTCCGAAAGGTGAACCAGTTATCATCTCAGATGATGGAACGGTATCTATCGGAAAGCCGTGA
- the comGB gene encoding competence type IV pilus assembly protein ComGB produces the protein MFMFERKRWQLQEQVLLLKRLGELLEKGYSLLQALEFLQFQLSPHKKEQVQHMTEELKNGQSLHDAFHQLMFHPDILSYLFYAERHGDISFALQQGSVLLHRKDKYRKDMMKVLRYPIFLSFFLMGILFIFNFILLPQFEQLYSSLRATSSSFADQLIFVIQTIPYLICAFFLTIVMIGGIYMLYLRKLPPIQRIKIMIRIPLIKTFLILNHSHYFSAQLSGLLQGGLSVHEALTVMIEQKYLLFFSHEATRIAEQLIAGEQLDSIIIKSGYYENELSYVITHGQVNGNLATELGDYSELIIEKMEGEINRILVVIQPILFTGIGIIVVLMYLAIIMPMFQMMSSI, from the coding sequence ATGTTTATGTTTGAAAGAAAAAGGTGGCAATTACAAGAACAAGTATTACTATTGAAAAGACTTGGAGAATTATTAGAAAAAGGGTATTCGCTTTTACAAGCTTTAGAATTTTTACAGTTCCAATTATCACCTCATAAGAAAGAGCAAGTGCAACATATGACGGAAGAATTGAAAAATGGACAGAGCTTACATGACGCTTTTCATCAATTGATGTTTCATCCAGATATATTAAGCTATTTATTTTATGCAGAGCGGCACGGTGATATTTCTTTTGCATTACAGCAAGGTAGTGTACTTCTTCATAGGAAGGATAAGTATAGGAAAGATATGATGAAAGTGCTACGCTATCCTATTTTTTTATCCTTCTTTTTAATGGGGATTCTTTTCATCTTTAATTTCATTTTATTGCCTCAGTTTGAACAGTTGTATAGTTCTTTACGGGCTACCTCATCTTCTTTTGCGGATCAACTTATATTTGTAATTCAAACTATACCGTACCTTATTTGTGCTTTTTTTCTCACTATTGTAATGATAGGTGGTATATATATGCTTTATTTACGAAAACTTCCCCCGATTCAAAGGATAAAGATTATGATTCGCATTCCGCTCATTAAAACATTTCTTATTTTAAATCATTCCCATTATTTTTCTGCCCAACTGAGTGGATTATTACAAGGTGGATTGTCAGTTCATGAGGCTCTAACCGTAATGATTGAGCAAAAATACCTTTTGTTTTTCAGTCATGAAGCTACTCGAATTGCAGAACAATTAATTGCAGGAGAACAGCTGGATTCAATTATTATAAAAAGCGGCTACTACGAAAATGAGCTTTCCTATGTGATCACACATGGACAAGTAAACGGTAATTTAGCGACTGAATTAGGAGATTATAGCGAGTTGATAATTGAAAAGATGGAAGGGGAAATTAATCGTATTTTAGTTGTCATACAGCCAATTTTATTTACAGGTATTGGAATCATAGTTGTTCTTATGTATTTAGCGATAATTATGCCGATGTTTCAAATGATGAGTTCTATTTAG
- the comGA gene encoding competence type IV pilus ATPase ComGA: MNGVEQFANMIVKEACAVQASDLHIVPRQEDVVIQLRIGKDLITKRCIKKEFGERLVSHFKFLASMDIGERRKPQNGSLYLQIDGKEVYLRFSTLPTVYQESLVIRLHLQASVQPLSHLSLFPSSAKKLLSFLHHSHGLLVFTGPTGSGKTTTMYALLEVARKGQTRCIVTLEDPVEKRKDGLLQIQINEKAGITYESGLKAILRHDPDIILVGEIRDEETAKVAVRASLTGHLVMTTLHTNDAKGAVLRFMDYGITRQEIEQSLLAVSAQRLVELKCPFCKGRCSTLCKSMRQVRQASIYELLYGYELKQAIREASGEHVTCQYETLQSSVKKGYALGFLEDDVYV, from the coding sequence ATGAATGGTGTTGAACAGTTTGCGAATATGATTGTGAAAGAGGCGTGTGCGGTACAAGCATCGGATTTACATATTGTCCCGCGCCAAGAAGATGTGGTCATTCAATTGCGTATTGGAAAGGACTTAATTACGAAACGCTGTATTAAAAAAGAATTTGGAGAAAGGCTCGTTTCGCACTTTAAATTTTTAGCGTCAATGGATATAGGAGAGAGGCGTAAACCACAAAACGGTTCATTATACTTACAAATTGATGGAAAAGAAGTGTATTTACGATTTTCTACACTTCCGACTGTATATCAAGAAAGTCTTGTCATTCGTTTGCATTTACAAGCATCAGTTCAGCCACTTTCTCATCTCTCATTATTTCCGAGCTCAGCCAAAAAATTACTCTCTTTTCTACATCACTCCCACGGATTGCTTGTGTTTACTGGACCGACTGGGTCAGGGAAGACCACAACAATGTATGCATTACTGGAGGTGGCTAGAAAAGGACAAACGCGCTGTATTGTTACACTTGAAGACCCGGTTGAGAAAAGAAAAGATGGTCTATTACAAATTCAAATTAATGAAAAAGCAGGTATCACATATGAGTCTGGTTTAAAAGCAATTTTACGCCATGATCCAGATATTATTCTCGTTGGTGAAATTCGTGATGAAGAGACAGCGAAAGTAGCTGTGAGAGCAAGTTTGACAGGACATTTAGTGATGACAACACTGCATACGAATGATGCGAAAGGAGCGGTACTACGTTTTATGGATTATGGGATAACAAGGCAAGAAATTGAACAATCATTATTGGCCGTATCAGCCCAGAGACTTGTGGAGTTGAAATGTCCGTTTTGCAAAGGTCGATGTTCCACTTTATGTAAGTCAATGCGGCAAGTAAGGCAGGCAAGTATTTATGAGTTATTATATGGATATGAGCTAAAACAAGCAATTAGAGAAGCAAGTGGAGAACATGTAACTTGCCAGTATGAAACACTGCAATCATCAGTGAAAAAGGGATATGCACTAGGATTCTTAGAAGACGATGTTTATGTTTGA